DNA sequence from the Thermoplasma sp. Kam2015 genome:
AGGACCGCCGCAGGAAATGTTAGGCCGGATCTATCAGATCGGCTCAGGCAGAGGTTTTATCACAAGTTCAAATATTACAAACTTTCCAAGGGCGAGTATCTTTGCACCGGCTGCAACAGATGCGTTGATGACTGTCCTGTGGACATAGATATAAAGGAGGTGATAACGCATGATTACGATAAAGAATGAATATCTGCCGGAAAAGATGAAACCGATAAGGTTCAGAATGGAGACGGATGACACATACACAATAGTGTTCTCGAAGAGAACCATGTCCCATGCTGGGCAGTTCTACATGCTGTCTGTTGATGGCGTCGGCGAATCACCCATATCAGTTGCATCAGGCTTCGGAAATCCCCTCACATTCTCAATCAAAGCGGTAGGATCCGTAACGAAATATATAATGGATCATCGAGACTCTGCGATAGGCCTTAGAGGCCCATATGGAAATGCGTGGCCCTGGAAGGGCGCTGATCATATCGTTGCCATTGCAGGTGGCATAGGAATTCCACCCATAAAGGCGCTGATTGAAGATATGGAATCCGAGGGTAACCTGGGCGATCTCACGGTTCTCTATGGAGCCAGATCTCCTAAGGATATAGTCTACAAGAATGAAATAGAGGCATGGAAAAAGGAACTTGACTTTAGAATAACCGTTGATAACGGAGATCCATCATGGAAGGGCAATGTTGGAGTGGTTACTACGCTCATACCTGGAGTAGAGCGGTACAAAAATGGATCGGCATTTGTGATAGGTCCGCCAATAATGATGAAGTTCTCTGTCCAGGAGCTGATCAAGCATGGGTTCAGTCCTGAAAACATCTACCTATCCCTTGAACGCCGGATGGAATGCGGAATTGGAGTTTGCGGGCACTGCAATATAGGGCAGTGGTATGTGTGCGAATCAGGGCCTATATTCAGGTATTCAGATGTTATGAACGAACCGGAGGTTTTTCTTTGAATATCCATGAATTTTCCTGCCGTTAAGGAAAAATGCCTATATGTTAAGCCCATTGCGTGATAAAAATG
Encoded proteins:
- a CDS encoding FAD/NAD(P)-binding protein, producing MITIKNEYLPEKMKPIRFRMETDDTYTIVFSKRTMSHAGQFYMLSVDGVGESPISVASGFGNPLTFSIKAVGSVTKYIMDHRDSAIGLRGPYGNAWPWKGADHIVAIAGGIGIPPIKALIEDMESEGNLGDLTVLYGARSPKDIVYKNEIEAWKKELDFRITVDNGDPSWKGNVGVVTTLIPGVERYKNGSAFVIGPPIMMKFSVQELIKHGFSPENIYLSLERRMECGIGVCGHCNIGQWYVCESGPIFRYSDVMNEPEVFL